A segment of the Pseudoliparis swirei isolate HS2019 ecotype Mariana Trench chromosome 4, NWPU_hadal_v1, whole genome shotgun sequence genome:
gatagatcaggttgatccgtggctgaggacagggggATCTGGTTTTCCGGATCATTAtgatctggattacaagtttTTAAATACCAGCCCCAGGTGATCATGTTTGTGAAGAGCTAGTCCAGAGGAGACTCATCGACTGTCTTCCTGGTGGTGCGCTCATCAGCAACATCAGCTCTCTGCTACCACCTGGTGGACAGAAATGTTTAATACAGTTCACAAAGAACCAAAAAGAGACGTGAAAAGAGGAACAAGTTCAAAATCACATTTATTGAATTGTACTTATGGACCGCACTGCAGCTACTTTTATAAAGTCTGTTGCATGCAATGCACGTTCAATCGGGACGGACCATGCATCCTGAACCTCTTCTTCacaaaggattgtgggtcagCTGGCGGACTGCAAGTGGACCTGGGCCTCTTGGAAGGTCTGCTCAACAAACGGACCGGCGAGGAGCGGCTGGTCGGCGGACCTCGGCCTCTCAGCCACTCGCTGATTCTCCTCCATGAGTCTGAGACTTCTGTTCCCCTCAAAGAACTTCTGGAGTCTGAGGTCATCAGAGGTCGAAGGAGGGAAGTAGCAGCATCGATGATTTATGTCTTTGGTTTGTGATCAATGTCGAAGATCCACACTCACCTTCACAGTGTCGCTGGAGCCAAGTTCATTCCTAACAATCCCAATGGAAACaaatacaatcaaataaaaGCAGCTTGGCAACTAAACATTGTACAAATcctgtaaaaagaaaagtttatCAATCCCGTTTTCATTTTAATACAACACCAACATCTGCCCACCATATATGACCCCGGCACACAGCAGACGTGATGCATGACCTTGGCATGACCCCGGCACACAGCAGACGTGATGCATGACCTCGCCATGACCCCGGCACACAGCAGACGTGATGCATGACCTCGGCATGACCCCGGCACACAGCAGACGTGATGCATGACCTCGCCATGACCCCGGCACACAGCAGACGTGATGCATGACCTCGGCATGACCCCGGCACACAGCAGACGTGATGCATGACCTTGGCATGACCCCAGAACACAGCAGACGTGATGCATGACCTCGGCATGACCCCGGCACACAGCAGACGTGATGCATGACCTTGGCATGACCCCAGAACACAGCAGACGTGATGCATGACCTCGGCATGACCCCGGCACACAGCAGACGTGATGCATGACCTCGCCATGACCCCAGAACACAGCAGACGTGATGCATGACCTTGGCATGACCCCAGAACACAGCAGACGTGATGCATGACCTCGGCATGACCCCGGCACACAGCAGACGTGATGCATGACCTCGGCATGACCCCGGCACACAGCAGACATGATGCATGACCTCGCCATGACCCCAGAACACAGCAGACGTGATGCATGACCTCGGCATGACCCCGGCACACAGCAGACGTGATGCATGACCTCGGCATGACCCCAGAACACAGCAGACGTGATGCATGACCTCGGCATGACCCCAGAACACAGCAGACATGATGCATGACCTCGGCATGACCCCAGAACACAGCAGACGTGATGCATGACCTTGGCATGACCCCGGCACACAGCAGACGTGATGCATGACCTCGGCATGACCCCAGAACACAGCAGACGTGATGCATGACCTCGGCATGACCCCAGAACACAGCAGACGTGATGCATGACCTCGGCATGACCCCGGCACACAGCAGACGTGATGCATGACCTTGGCATGACCCCAGAACACAGCAGACGTGATGCATGACCTTGGCATGACCCCGGCACACAGCAGACGTGATGCATGACCTTGGCATGACCCCAGAACACAGCAGACGTGATGCATGACCTTGGCATGACCCCGGCACACAGCAGACGTGATGCATGACCTTGGCATGACCCCGGCACACAGCAGACGTGATGCATGACCTTGGCATGACCCCGGCACACAGCAGACGTGATGCATAACCTTGGCATGACCCCAGAACACAGCAGACGTGATGCATGACCTCGGCATGACCCCAGAACACAGCAGACATGATGCATGACCTCGGCATGACCCCGGCACACAGCAGACATGATGCATGACCTTGGCATGACCCCAGAACACAGCAGACATGATGCATGACCTTGGCATGACCCCAGAACACAGCAGACATGATGCATGACCTCGGCATGACCCCAGAACACATCAGACATGATGCATGACCTCGGCATGACCCCAGAACACAGCAGACGTGATGCATGACCTTGGCATGACCCCGGCACACAGCAGACGTGATGCATGACCTTGGCATGACCCCGGCACACAGCAGACGTGATGCATGACCTTGGCATGACCCCAGAACACAGCAGACGTGATGCATGACCTCGGCATGACCCCAGAACACAGCAGACATGATGCATGACCTTGGCATGACCCCAGAACACAGCAGACGTGATGCATGACCTCGGCATGACCCCGGCACACAGCAGACATGATGCATGACCTTGGCATGACCCCAGAACACAGCAGACGTGATGCATGACCTTGGCATGACCCCGGCACACAGCAGACATGATGCATGACCTTGGCATGACCCCGGCACACAGCAGACGTGATGCATGACCTTGGCATGACCCCAGAACACAGCAGACATGATGCATGACCTTGGCATGACCCCGGCACACAGCAGACATGATGCATGACCTTGGCATGACCCCAGAACACAGTAGACCTACTTGGGGTCCTAATGTCTTTTTGCCGGTTTGGCCACAAGCTGCCGCTCTCTCTCGAGCTCCTTCTCGCGCCgctgctccttctccagctcctccttctgcttctgctgctgcagcttcagCCCTCTTTTCTGAGAGCAACACAAAAGAGGAACTGTGGGTTGGCGGTTGAGCGTCTTGTCGCTCTTCTGCCTGAACGTCTGCGGTGAAATCAGAGGTACCTTTAGCTTGGTGGTTTTTTCGTGGAGCACAATCATCTCCTTCCTTATGGTCACCAGTTTATTGTGGTAAACCTTGGCCTCTGTAAACTAAAGACCACACACGGGATTACAACGCGTTCCTGTCACCAGGCggagacaacaaaacaaaagaaaaagagagttcAGTCCCACGGTACCAGTGAGTCGAGGTCCAGTAAAGCGTTACAGTCTCTGAACTTGGTGACCTCTTGGTCCAGAGTGTCCAATAGGACCAGCTGATTCTGTCTGGttgacacaaaacacacacaagttaaCATCTagaacatacatacatactacatatatatacatactaatcAGACAATGAGTGTATTAACttaaatgacacacacaacTTTTCTCTCCTACCCAACACGACCTCCTCGATGGACATGTGCTCTACATGATGAGCCAACACTTGAATAATGTCTCTTACAAGTAGACGCgatcatttgaaatgtggacGCGTATTTGAGCTGCTGGTGAGGACTCACGTGAGCTCCTGGAGGGCTCGTTTAGAGTTCTGGAGATCCGGTAGGTAGTGAGAAAGTAGTCCCTGTGTGAGCTGGTCCACAAACACAGAGCTCTCCACACGCAATGAGTCCGGCGCTGCCAGCTGGAGGTCTGTGGAATGTAGaggcaaataaatatatatatatatcgtgttcagtttttatttgtatcgcccaattttATGTAATATTATACGCCATATATTTAGTATTGCGTCTCGTCTGGCCTCGAAACAAACACAAGTTTAGTCGACTCGTACAACTTTGAGCACCAACTGATTGGTTTCAGTCGCCGGTCTGCACCACACTGACCACACGTTGACCTTTTGTATTGCTGCTGAACCCTTGAGATGAGTAACAGACCCGTGTTGTTATGACACACAccttccatctcctcttcctccaccggGCTGCTGCTTTGACCTGAAAGAAAAGTATGGAAACGATCAGTTGGACGTTTATCACTGAGCAACTgaccaggagaggaggcatcggtggagctaggctaacatgcctcctctcctggtcagtagctgtcggtagagctaggctaacatgcctcccctcctggtcagtagctgtcggtagagctaggctaacatacctcccctcctggtcagtagctgtcggtagagctaggctaacatgcctcccctcctggtcagtagctgtcggtagagctaggctaacatgcctcccctcctggtcagtagctgtcggtagagctaggctaacatacctcccctcctggtcagtagctgtcggtagagctaggctaacatgcctcccctcctggtcagtagctataggtagagctaggctaacataCCTCCTCTCTCGGTCAGTAGCTGTCggtagagctaggctaacatacctcccctcctggtcagtagctgtcggtagagctaggctaacatacctcccctcctggtcagtagctataggtagagctaggctaacatacctcccctcctggtcagtagctataggtagagctaggctaacatacctcccctcctggtcagtagctgtcggtagagctaggctaacatgCCTCCTCTCTCGGTCAGTAGCTGTCggtagagctaggctaacatgcctcccctcctggtcagtagctataggtagagctaggctaacatacctcccctcctggtcagtagctataggtagagctaggctaacatgcctcccctcctggtcagtagctgtcggtagagctaggctaacatgcctcccctcctggtcagtagctgtcggtagagctaggctaacatgcctcctcctggtcagtagctataggtagagctaggctaacatacctcctcctggtcagtagctgtcggtagagctaggctaacatgcctccctcctggtcagtagctgtcggtagagctaggctaacatgcctcccctcctggtcagtagctataggtagagctaggctaacatacctcctctcctggtcagtagctgtcggtagagctaggctaacatgcctcccctcctggtcagtagctgtcggtagagctaggctaacatgcctcccctcctggtcagtagctgtcggtagagctaggctaacataCCTCCTCTCTCGGTCAGTAGCTGTCggtagagctaggctaacatgCCTCCCCTCCTGGTCAGTAGCTGTCGGTAGAGCTAGGTTAACATACCTCCCTCCTGGTCAGTAGCTGTCGGTGAGCTAGGCTAACATACCTCCCTCCTGGTCAGTAGCTGTCggtagagctaggctaacatgcctcctctcctggtcagtagctgtcggtagagctaggctaacatgcctcccctcctggtcagtagctgtcggtagagctaggctaacatgcctcctctcctggtcagtagctgtcggtagagctaggctaacatgcctcccctcctggtcagtagctgtcggtagag
Coding sequences within it:
- the bloc1s6 gene encoding biogenesis of lysosome-related organelles complex 1 subunit 6, with amino-acid sequence MEDLQLAAPDSLRVESSVFVDQLTQGLLSHYLPDLQNSKRALQELTQNQLVLLDTLDQEVTKFRDCNALLDLDSLFTEAKVYHNKLVTIRKEMIVLHEKTTKLKKRGLKLQQQKQKEELEKEQRREKELERERQLVAKPAKRH